The genomic region CAAATCAAATCTTAACGAATTATATAAAATCTGGGTAAAGTCATGGAAACAAAAATTTTCTGGATGAGTTGGTCTATCGACTGCGAGGCGACCCAGCATGCAGTGAACGATCCAGCCCTCGGCGCCCGCGGCGCTGCCGGATACGCCGATATTTTGGATGCGAACGGGCTGAAAGGGAATTTCTTTACCCTTCCCGGCGACCTGGAATCGAATCCCGCTCTTTATCGCTCCATCATGGCGCGTGGGCATGAAATCGGACTTCATCTTCACCCGGCCGAGGAAGGATATTGCGAATTTGCCGGAGTCATGGGGCCGGAGGAGCAGAGTGAGGTGACCGCCAAAGCCCGTGACCGCTGGGCGCAGGTGATGGGAATGGCGCCGCTCTCTTTCTGCATGGGCTATGCCTCAGCCAACGATTATACCTATGCCGTTCTGGAAGAGCTTGGTTTCCGTTACGGCCAGGTCAGCCTTCCGGGAAGGAGAATTCCCGAAACCGCCTCGGTCTGGCAGGGGGCGCCTCTCACCATTCACTATACCCACCGCTTCAACCGCCTTCTGTCCGGGAACATGGATTTCGTCGAGGTTCCCCATACCATCGATCCCGAATCCTACATGTGGGGAGGAAAACACCCTCAGGATCTCCGGGTTGAGTTGGTGGACGCCAAAAACCACTGGTATACGATTCAAAAGGCTGTTCTCCGTCAGAAAGACGACGAAGCTGTTCCGGTAAAAATCATCAGGGGAGTCACCCACAACACGTTCGATTACACCGACCCGGCGAATTTCCGGCGGCAGACTCTCCTCGGTATGATCGAAAGCACGCGGGACATCCTGGAGAATGCCGGATGCGGGATGCAGCCAGCCACCCTGGGCGAGATTGTGAAAACATTCCGGAACACTGTTCCGAAGACCGATCCCCGGGACAGTTTCAAACTTGACCGCCGCGGGTACGGCGGTAAAAAGACGGTGTGAGGTACGAATGGAGAAGAGAACCATCCCCTACCTGGCATTGGGCGGAGTCTACGGCGAGGATGATGTGCAGGCTGCATGTGCGGTTATATCCGCCGCCTCCCAGCCGGGCGGCAATTTTTTTCCGCTCCCCGAGGAAAAAGAATTCCAGGATGCCTTTGCCGCTCATGAGGGAGCAGCCTGTACCGTGGCGGTTAATTCTGCCGGAACTGCGCTCGATCTCTGCATGATGGCGCTGGGGATTGGAGAGGGCGACGAGGTCATCACCACGCCGCTCACATTCATTTGTACCGCCACTTGCGCCATTGCCCGGGGGGCGAAAGTATTTTTGGCTGACATAAATCCGGACACGCTCAATCTGGACCCCTATGCGGTCGAAAGCCGGATCACTCCTCGGACGAAAGCGATCATCCCCGTGCACTTCGCGGGGCTTTCCTGCGTCTGCGCCCGTTTCGAGGAAATCTCCCAAAGATACGGAGTCGCTGTCATCTACGATGCCGCACACGCGGTCGGCGCGAAGTTCCGGAGAATTCCTGTCGGGGGCATGGGAAAGGCTTCCTGCTACAGCTTCCAGTCCAACAAGAATCTTACCACGCTTGGCGAAGGTGGCGCGGTCGCTACGAACGACGCCGAATTCGCCGAGGTCGTCCGTCAAATGAAAACGTTCGGATTCATTTACGGCAGCCCGGCCCGTGTGGTGCGGGTAGGATTCAACTACCGGATGACGAAGCCACAATTGGCGGTTGGTCTTAATCAACTTAAAAAAATCGACTCCATCATCGCCCGTAAACGGGAAAACTTCCTCAAAATGAACGCCTCGCTCGCCAATATCGAGGAAATCATTCCCGCACCGGGGATTGACGACGACCACGGCGCCCTCATGCACGTGGCGAGGCTTGACACAGGGAAGGTATCCTTCACCCGCGACAGCCTGACCACTCATCTCAGGAGCGAATGGGGAATCGGCACTGTACTGCACTATCCGCCGGTCTGGAGCTGGGAGGTCATGGAAAAGGCCGGTTACACCTCCGCAGGGTGTCCGGAAGCGGAGAAAGCCTGCTCCCAGATATTCAGCCTGCCGGTTTTCGCAACTACCACTGAAGAAGAAATTGTGTATATTGCGCAAGCCCTAAAGGAATCCATCGCGGAATTGAATAAAAGATGAAAATAATTTTGACAGGATTAACAAGATTTTACAAGATTCAAGCTTGAAAGGCAGCCCCCTTCCTGTCCTTTGGACATCCTTCCCCCGGAGGGGGCAGGAAAAAACTGTGGCGTAACGACTTCCCTTGCCCCCGGAACGGGGGAAAGGGACAGAGGGTTAGGGGGCTTCATAATCCTGTCAATCTTGTAAATCCTGTTTAATAATATCTTTGATTTTTAAACATACTTATCGGGGGAACCATGGAAGGAATCAAGCATCTGGAGGGATTTGATTTTGCGGTTCTGGCCGGATATTTCGTCATCATTATTCTGATCGGCACCTATTCGGCCAGATACATCAAACATGCAAAGGATTACTTTGTCGCCGGAGCGGACATCCCCTGGTGGCTCGCAGCCATATCTCTCTGGATGGCGGGGTTTTCGGCCCTG from Candidatus Latescibacter sp. harbors:
- a CDS encoding polysaccharide deacetylase family protein, whose translation is METKIFWMSWSIDCEATQHAVNDPALGARGAAGYADILDANGLKGNFFTLPGDLESNPALYRSIMARGHEIGLHLHPAEEGYCEFAGVMGPEEQSEVTAKARDRWAQVMGMAPLSFCMGYASANDYTYAVLEELGFRYGQVSLPGRRIPETASVWQGAPLTIHYTHRFNRLLSGNMDFVEVPHTIDPESYMWGGKHPQDLRVELVDAKNHWYTIQKAVLRQKDDEAVPVKIIRGVTHNTFDYTDPANFRRQTLLGMIESTRDILENAGCGMQPATLGEIVKTFRNTVPKTDPRDSFKLDRRGYGGKKTV
- a CDS encoding DegT/DnrJ/EryC1/StrS family aminotransferase, with the protein product MEKRTIPYLALGGVYGEDDVQAACAVISAASQPGGNFFPLPEEKEFQDAFAAHEGAACTVAVNSAGTALDLCMMALGIGEGDEVITTPLTFICTATCAIARGAKVFLADINPDTLNLDPYAVESRITPRTKAIIPVHFAGLSCVCARFEEISQRYGVAVIYDAAHAVGAKFRRIPVGGMGKASCYSFQSNKNLTTLGEGGAVATNDAEFAEVVRQMKTFGFIYGSPARVVRVGFNYRMTKPQLAVGLNQLKKIDSIIARKRENFLKMNASLANIEEIIPAPGIDDDHGALMHVARLDTGKVSFTRDSLTTHLRSEWGIGTVLHYPPVWSWEVMEKAGYTSAGCPEAEKACSQIFSLPVFATTTEEEIVYIAQALKESIAELNKR